In a genomic window of Myotis daubentonii chromosome 18, mMyoDau2.1, whole genome shotgun sequence:
- the LOC132220919 gene encoding antigen-presenting glycoprotein CD1d-like isoform X1 yields MECWPILLLWGLPQMWASPDALRPPGPSDRHFPAAPPSSTRLRFLHISPFANSSWTRTDGSFWLGALQTHSWSDGSDISFLRPWSRGKLSDHQWEQLQQVFWVYRSSFTREIRGFAKMLHLDYPFVVQVSAGCEVHPGSPLKSFFHSAFQGSDILSFQGTSWVPAPDAPHWAEVVSNKFNKDQYIRDTLQWLLSDICPQLVTGLLEAGKQDVEKQVKPEAWLSSGPPPGPGRLLLVCHVSGFYPEPVWVRWMRGEQEQPGSQQGDVLPNADETWSLRVTLDVAAGEAAGLTCRVRHSSLGGQDIVLYWAEGSHVPVGWIVAAVLASLLLVGGGVTFWLKKRRSYQDIL; encoded by the exons ATGGAGTGCTGGCCGATTCTGCTGCTCTGGGGTCTCCCCCAGATGTGGGCAAGTCCTGACG CTCTGCGCCCTCCAGGCCCCTCGGATCGCCACTTTCCCGCCGCGCCTCCGAGCAGCACCCGCCTCCGCTTCCTCCATATCTCGCCCTTTGCCAACAGCAGCTGGACGCGCACCGACGGCTCTTTCTGGCTGGGGGCGCTGCAGACCCACTCTTGGAGCGATGGCTCAGACATCAGCTTCCTGAGGCCCTGGTCCAGGGGCAAGTTAAGCGACCATCAGTGGGAGCAGCTGCAGCAAGTGTTCTGGGTGTACCGGAGCAGCTTCACCAGGGAAATCCGGGGATTCGCCAAAATGCTGCACTTGGACT ATCCCTTTGTGGTCCAGGTGTCCGCTGGGTGTGAGGTGCACCCTGGGAGCCCCCTAAAAAGCTTCTTCCACTCGGCATTTCAAGGAAGCGATATATTGAGTTTCCAGGGAACTTCTTGGGTGCCAGCCCCCGATGCCCCACATTGGGCCGAGGTGGTCAGCAACAAGTTCAACAAGGACCAATACATCAGGGACACATTACAGTGGCTCCTCAGTGACATTTGCCCCCAATTAGTCACGGGCCTCCTTGAAGCAGGAAAGCAGGATGTGGAGAAGCAAG TGAAGCCCGAGGCCTGGCTGTCCAGTGGcccccctcctggccctggccgTCTGCTGCTGGTGTGCCACGTCTCAGGATTCTACCCAGAGCCTGTGTGGGTGAGGTGGATGCGAGGTGAGCAGGAGCAGCCGGGCTCTCAGCAAGGGGACGTCCTGCCCAATGCTGACGAGACCTGGTCTCTCCGAGTGACCCTGGACGTGGCGGCTGGGGAGGCAGCCGGCCTGACCTGCCGAGTGAGACACAGCAGCCTCGGAGGCCAGGACATCGTCCTCTACTGGG CAGAGGGGAGTCATGTGCCGGTGGGCTGGATCGTCGCAGCAGTACTGGCATCCCTCCTTCTGGTAGGCGGAGGCGTAACCTTCTGGCTTAAGAAGCGCAG GTCTTACCAAGACATCCTGTGA